CTTCGGCAGCTTCAGGTCCAGCAGTACGACGGCCGGGTTGCCCTTCTGGCGGCTGGCATATTCGCCCCGGCAATACAGGTAGTCGAGCGCTTCGGCGCCGTCGCGCACGACGATCACTTCGTTGGCGAGCTGGCTCTTTTCCAGGGCGATCAGCGTCAGTTCGAGGTCGTGGGGGTTGTCTTCCACGAGGAGGATGGGCTTGAGCATGCTATACAGACGGTAAGGTATTCGGAATCGTAAAGGTGAACGTCGCGCCCTCGCCGGCGCCGGACGTGGCCGCGACCCGGCCGCCATGGCGTTCGACGATGCGGCGCACATTGGCCAGACCGATGCCCGTGCCCTGGAAGTCCTCCATGCGGTGCAGGCGCTGAAACACGCCGAACAGCTTGTGTGCGTAGTCCATGTTGAAGCCGACGCCGTTGTCGCTGACGTCGAAGACGGTTTCGCTGCCGGTACGCCGGCCGGTGACGCGGATGACGGCTGGGTCTCTCTGGCCGGTGAATTTTACGGCGTTCGACAACAGATTATACAAGGCTAGCTGGATGAAAGTCGGGTCGGCGTGGATGTCGGGCAGGTCATCCACGTGCCACTCGACGTTGCGGCCCTGCGTGTCGAGCGTCAGCTTGTCCACGCAAGAACGTACCAGCTCGTTCATGCTGACCTGCACGGGGCGCAGCGATGCCCGGCCCATCTGCGAGAAGCTGAGCAGGTCGTCCACCAGCTTGCCCGCCAGCCGCGCCGATTCCTTGATGTTCTTCAGGAAGCGCTGGCGCTTGTCCAGCGTGTCGTTGCCGGCCGCTTCCAGCAACAGGTC
This is a stretch of genomic DNA from Pseudoduganella chitinolytica. It encodes these proteins:
- a CDS encoding ATP-binding protein, producing MDDRLVSYGDTPGEEQVRALIGWLDQHTHGDLFHTDRLAEHYAPAAAFLHCASGLLAMPISRIHKHYLLWFRPEFVHTVDWAGNPHAKEAPGAGPAQLTPRTSFATWRETIHGRSAPWHPGEIEMALEFRTALLGIALERAEQMAELAEELGRANKELEAFSYSVSHDLRAPLRHIVGFSDLLLEAAGNDTLDKRQRFLKNIKESARLAGKLVDDLLSFSQMGRASLRPVQVSMNELVRSCVDKLTLDTQGRNVEWHVDDLPDIHADPTFIQLALYNLLSNAVKFTGQRDPAVIRVTGRRTGSETVFDVSDNGVGFNMDYAHKLFGVFQRLHRMEDFQGTGIGLANVRRIVERHGGRVAATSGAGEGATFTFTIPNTLPSV